The genomic stretch CCCGGACCTGGTCGTCGTCGGGCCCGAGGCGCCGCTCGTCGCGGGGCTCGCCGACCGGCTCGTCGCGGCCGGCCTGGGCGTCTTCGGCCCGAGCGCGCGCGCGGCGGCGATCGAGGGCTCGAAGGCGTTCGCGAAGGACCTGATGGCGCGCCACGGGATCCCGACCGCCCGCTTCGGGACCTTCCAGACGCCCGAGAGCGCGCGGCGATACTGCCGCGAGTTCGGCGCGCCGCTGGTCGTCAAGGCCGACGGTCTCGCCGCCGGCAAGGGCGCGATCGTCTGCCGGACGCTCGCCGAAGCGGACGACGCGGTGGCCGCGTGCATGGAGCGCCAGACCTTCGGCGCGGCCGGCGCCACGGTCGTCGTCGAAGAGTTGCTGACCGGCGAGGAGCTCTCGTACTTCGTTCTCGCGAACGGAGAGGAAGTGCTCCCATTCGGCGCGGCCCAGGACCACAAGACGGTCTTCGACGGCGACCGGGGCCCGAACACGGGCGGCATGGGCGCCTACTCGCCCGTGGCCTCGTTCGGTCCCGAACTCGAGCGGCGCGTGCTGGAGACGATCGTGCGACCGACCATCGCCGCGCTCGGCAAGGAAGGCGCGCCCTACCGCGGCGTCCTCTACGCCGGCCTCATGCTGACCGCCGAGGGGCCGAAGGTCATCGAGTTCAACTGCCGCTTCGGCGATCCCGAGTGTCAGGCGCTGATGCTGCGCGCCCCGGGCGATCTCCTGCCGCTGCTCCTCGCGGCCGCGCGGGGCGAGGCGTGGCCCGAGACGCGGCCGTGGCCCCCCGGCGCCTCGGTCTGCGTGACGGTGGCCTCGGGCGGCTATCCCGGCGGGTACCGGACGGGGATGCCCATCGAGGGCGTCGAGCGGGCCGAGGCGAAGCCCGGGGTGTCGGTCTTCCACTCGGGCACGACGCTCAGCGACGGCCGGCTCGTGACGGCGGGCGGCCGCGTGCTGGGCGTCACGGCGCTCGCCGACGATCTCACCGCGGCGATCGCCGCCGCGTACGCTGGCGTCGCGGAGATCCGCTTCGAGGGAATGCACTACCGCACCGACATCGGGAGGAGGGCGGTGCGAGCCGAAGCGCCGCCGCGGCGGTGAGGCGAGCGGTTCAATGGTTCGAAAGGAGACAGCCGTGAAGGGACCCGCGCGCGTCGGTATCGTGCTCGGCAGCGACTCGGACCTGGAGGTGATGCTCGAGGCGGTGAAGGTCCTCGACGCGCTCGAGGTCGGCAGCGAGGTCGTCGTCGCCTCCGCCCACCGCACGCCCGACCGCACGCGGGAGTACGCGACGAC from Candidatus Methylomirabilota bacterium encodes the following:
- the purD gene encoding phosphoribosylamine--glycine ligase: MKILLVGGGGREHALAWKIARSPLATSIVAAPGNPGIARHARCVPVAADAVAELVALAISERPDLVVVGPEAPLVAGLADRLVAAGLGVFGPSARAAAIEGSKAFAKDLMARHGIPTARFGTFQTPESARRYCREFGAPLVVKADGLAAGKGAIVCRTLAEADDAVAACMERQTFGAAGATVVVEELLTGEELSYFVLANGEEVLPFGAAQDHKTVFDGDRGPNTGGMGAYSPVASFGPELERRVLETIVRPTIAALGKEGAPYRGVLYAGLMLTAEGPKVIEFNCRFGDPECQALMLRAPGDLLPLLLAAARGEAWPETRPWPPGASVCVTVASGGYPGGYRTGMPIEGVERAEAKPGVSVFHSGTTLSDGRLVTAGGRVLGVTALADDLTAAIAAAYAGVAEIRFEGMHYRTDIGRRAVRAEAPPRR